A genomic segment from Phragmites australis chromosome 6, lpPhrAust1.1, whole genome shotgun sequence encodes:
- the LOC133920996 gene encoding pyrophosphate-energized vacuolar membrane proton pump-like, giving the protein MAILSEAATEVLIPLAAVVGLAFAIVQWVLVSRVKLLPSAGGGRGARDKDGFGDSLIEQEEGLNDHNTVLKCAEIQNAIAEGATSFLFTEYQYVGIFMSIFAVVIFLFLGSVEGFSTKNHPCTYSKDKECKPALFNALFSTVSFLLGAITSVVSGFLGMKIATYANARTTLEARKGVGKAFITAFRSGAVMGFLLASNGLLVLYITINLFKLYYGDDWEGLFESITGYGLGGSSMALFGRVGGGIYTKAADVGADLVGKVERNIPEDDPRNPAVIADNVGDNVGDIAGMGSDLFGSYAESSCAALVVASISSFGVNHDFTGMCYPLLVSSVGIIVCLITTLFATDFFEIKGVKEIEPTLKKQLIISTVLMTVGIALISWLALPAKFTIFNFGEQKEVSNWGLFFCVAIGLWAGLIIGYVTEYYTSNAYSPVQDVADACRTGAATNVIFGLALGYKSVIIPIFAIAVGIYVSFTIAAMYGIAVAALGMLSTIATGLSIDAYGPISDNAGGIAEMAGMSHRIRERTDALDAAGNTTAAIGKGFAIGSAALVSLALFGAFVSRAGVKVVDVLSPKVIIGLIVGAMLPYWFSAMTMKSVGSAALKMVEEVRRQFNTIPGLMEGTGKPDYANCVKISTDASIKEMIPPGALVMLTPLIVGTFFGVQTLSGVLAGALVSGVQVAISASNTGGAWDNAKKYIEAGASEHARSLGPKGSDCHKAAVIGDTIGDPLKDTSGPSLNILIKLMAVESLVFAPFFATHGGLLFKLF; this is encoded by the exons ATGGCGATCCTGTCGGAAGCCGCCACCGAGGTGCTCATCCCGCTCGCCGCCGTCGTGGGCCTCGCGTTCGCCATCGTGCAGTGGGTGCTAGTCTCGCGCGTCAAGCTGCTGCCGTCCGCGGGCGGCGGACGCGGCGCCAGGGACAAGGACGGGTTCGGAGACTCGCTGATCGAGCAGGAGGAGGGCCTCAACGACCACAACACCGTCCTCAAGTGCGCCGAGATACAGAACGCCATCGCCGAAG GAGCAACATCATTTCTCTTCACTGAATACCAATACGTCGGCATTTTCATGTCAATCTTCGCCGTCGTGatcttcctcttccttggcTCCGTGGAGGGATTTAGCACAAAGAACCACCCCTGCACTTACAGCAAGGACAAGGAGTGCAAACCTGCTCTTTTCAATGCCCTCTTCAGCACCGTCTCTTTCCTGCTCGGAGCAATCACCTCTGTGGTGTCTGGTTTCCTTGGGATGAAAATTGCTACATACGCAAACGCCCGGACTACTTTGGAAGCAAGGAAAGGTGTTGGCAAAGCCTTCATCACTGCTTTCCGTTCAGGTGCAGTGATGGGCTTTTTGCTGGCATCGAATGGCCTTCTGGTGCTCTACATCACTATAAACTTGTTCAAGTTGTACTATGGCGATGATTGGGAGGGTTTGTTCGAGTCTATCACCGGTTATGGCCTTGGTGGATCTTCAATGGCTCTATTTGGAAGGGTGGGAGGCGGTATCTACACGAAGGCGGCTGACGTGGGTGCTGATCTTGTTGGCAAAGTTGAAAGGAACATTCCTGAAGATGACCCCAGAAACCCTGCT GTGATCGCTGACAATGTCGGAGATAATGTTGGTGATATTGCCGGAATGGGATCGGATCTCTTTGGTTCTTATGCTGAATCTTCCTGTGCTGCCCTTGTTGTGGCATCTATCTCTTCATTTGGGGTCAACCATGATTTCACTGGGATGTGCTACCCGCTGCTAGTCAGCTCCGTTGGCATCATTGTCTGCTTGATCACCACACTCTTTGCAACCGACTTCTTTGAGATAAAGGGTGTGAAAGAAATTGAACCTACACTAAAGAAGCAGCTCATCATCTCTACAGTTCTGATGACTGTCGGTATTGCGCTGATTAGTTGGTTGGCACTCCCAGCTAAATTCACAATCTTCAATTTTGGTGAACAGAAGGAAGTTAGCAACTG GGGATTGTTCTTCTGTGTTGCAATTGGTCTCTGGGCTGGTTTGATCATCGGATACGTGACTGAATACTACACTAGCAACGCATACAG TCCTGTGCAAGATGTCGCCGATGCCTGTAGAACTGGTGCCGCTACCAATGTCATTTTCGGCCTTGCCCTAGGATACAAGTCGGTTATAATCCCGATCTTTGCTATCGCTGTTGGCATCTATGTCAGTTTCACTATTGCTGCGATGTATGGCATAGCGGTCGCTGCTCTTGGCATGCTGAGCACAATTGCAACTGGTCTTTCTATTGATGCTTACGGTCCTATCAGTGACAATGCTGGTGGCATTGCTGAGATGGCAGGGATGAGCCACAGAATTCGTGAGAGAACGGATGCACTCGATGCTGCTGGAAACACAACTGCTGCCATAGGAAAG GGTTTTGCCATTGGATCAGCTGCTCTGGTGTCTCTCGCCCTCTTCGGCGCGTTCGTCAGCAGAGCCGGAGTGAAGGTCGTCGACGTCTTGTCTCCGAAGGTCATCATCGGCCTGATCGTTGGCGCCATGCTCCCATACTGGTTCTCCGCCATGACGATGAAGAGCGTCGGGAGCGCCGCCCTGAAGATGGTGGAGGAGGTCCGCCGGCAGTTCAACACCATCCCTGGGCTGATGGAGGGCACCGGCAAGCCGGACTACGCCAACTGCGTCAAGATCTCCACCGACGCCTCCATCAAAGAGATGATCCCTCCCGGTGCTCTGGTCATGCTCACGCCTCTGATCGTTGGCACCTTCTTCGGCGTGCAGACGCTCTCCGGTGTTCTTGCAGGCGCTCTCGTTTCAGGCGTGCAG GTTGCCATCTCTGCCTCGAACACTGGTGGTGCCTGGGACAACGCAAAGAAATACATTGAGGCTGGTGCGAGTGAGCACGCGAGGTCGCTGGGTCCCAAGGGGTCGGACTGCCACAAGGCGGCGGTGATCGGTGACACCATCGGTGACCCACTGAAGGACACGTCGGGCCCGTCGCTCAACATCCTCATCAAGCTCATGGCCGTGGAGTCCCTCGTCTTCGCCCCCTTCTTCGCCACCCACGGGGGGCTCCTCTTCAAGCTCTTCTAG
- the LOC133920998 gene encoding uncharacterized protein LOC133920998 isoform X2, whose translation MGNASSMLTQYDIEEVQEHCNYLFSQQEIVSLYERFCQLDRSAKGFISEDEFLSIPEFSLNPLSKRLLRMVDGLNFKDFVAILSTFSVKASLRQKIELIFKVYDIDGKGKVTFKDLLDVLRDLTGSFMSEEQREQVITKVLEEAGYTRDCTLSVEDFIQIIDHPGLKMEVEVPID comes from the exons ATGGGCAACGCGTCGTCGATGCTGACCCAGTACGACATCGAGGAGGTGCAGGAGCACTGCAACTATCTCT TCTCGCAGCAGGAGATCGTGTCGCTGTACGAGCGGTTCTGCCAGCTCGACCGCAGCGCCAAGGGGTTCATCTCCGAGGACGAGTTCCTCTCCATCCCAGAGTTCTCCCTCAACCCACTCTCCAAG aGGCTGTTACGTATGGTTGATGGACTAAACTTCAAGGATTTTGTTGCCATTCTTTCTACTTTCAGTGTGAAGGCCAGTCTTCGGCAAAAGATCGAGT TGATATTTAAGGTTTACGACATTGATGGCAAGGGGAAAGTAACCTTCAAGGACCTGCTAGATGTTTTACGGGACCTAACAGGGTCATTCATGTCCGAGGAACAAAGAGAG CAAGTAATAACTAAGGTATTGGAAGAAGCAGGGTACACGAGGGATTGCACACTATCTGTAGAAGATTTTATCCAG ATTATCGAT
- the LOC133920998 gene encoding uncharacterized protein LOC133920998 isoform X1, which produces MGDTFDLSKFGVLFSIVRSFGDWCWVLETVSQQEIVSLYERFCQLDRSAKGFISEDEFLSIPEFSLNPLSKRLLRMVDGLNFKDFVAILSTFSVKASLRQKIELIFKVYDIDGKGKVTFKDLLDVLRDLTGSFMSEEQREQVITKVLEEAGYTRDCTLSVEDFIQIIDHPGLKMEVEVPID; this is translated from the exons ATGGGCGATACCTTCGATCTCTCAAAATTTGGTGTCCTCTTTTCAATCGTTCGCTCGTTTGGTGATTGGTGTTGGGTTCTTGAAACAGTCTCGCAGCAGGAGATCGTGTCGCTGTACGAGCGGTTCTGCCAGCTCGACCGCAGCGCCAAGGGGTTCATCTCCGAGGACGAGTTCCTCTCCATCCCAGAGTTCTCCCTCAACCCACTCTCCAAG aGGCTGTTACGTATGGTTGATGGACTAAACTTCAAGGATTTTGTTGCCATTCTTTCTACTTTCAGTGTGAAGGCCAGTCTTCGGCAAAAGATCGAGT TGATATTTAAGGTTTACGACATTGATGGCAAGGGGAAAGTAACCTTCAAGGACCTGCTAGATGTTTTACGGGACCTAACAGGGTCATTCATGTCCGAGGAACAAAGAGAG CAAGTAATAACTAAGGTATTGGAAGAAGCAGGGTACACGAGGGATTGCACACTATCTGTAGAAGATTTTATCCAG ATTATCGAT